From the genome of Leishmania panamensis strain MHOM/PA/94/PSC-1 chromosome 4 sequence:
GTTCGTGAGTgttgtgctgcagcgacagagGAGAGCGCTATGGCGGCGGTCTTCGTCGTCTGCCTTATTCTCACTTGCCATGCTGTCTCTGGCGTAGCGGTGCGAGGAGGCAAAGGCAGCCGTGCCACCGTAGCGGCCAGGCGCTGTGGAAGTCCCGTGGTTGCAGCGGTCCGGCGTGCCGCTCGCGCTGCCCACCACGTTGGTCGCTGATGTGTTCGGGCTCGGCAAACTGCCGCATCGCACGCTGTCGACAGAGTCGTCGAGACCGTTCACTATGTCTGAAGATACGCTACGCTGGCTTCCGAAGAAGGCGCTGGGGTTTAAGCCTGCGATGACGCGGGTGCTCCGCGGCGCGCTGGTAccctccgctgcagcagcttccactgctgctttgaCTGGCTGCCGCGCCTGTGGCGTCATCGCATGTGTAACGGCAGAGGAGATTCTGTTCGTTGTGTGTGCCGGAagggacggcgctgccggcaACGTGGTCATGACAGTCGGTATCGTTGTCGCCACGGAGGATGCCGCCGTGCTCACGCTGGAGTGATGAATCAGGGTGGAAGTGCGGGAACACAGACCCcctgccgtcgtcgccatGGCGCCGGCTaccggcactgctgcagcggggatcgaggaggcgagggagatTGGGCGGTCCGGGGTGCAGGGGGCAGTGTTGCCCGCGTAGCCGACACTGACGCTAGTACCGTTCGTTGTGGCTTCTGCCGTGATGTGAGCAGCCACGATATCACCTCTGCCAcagccgctgttgctgcgaaCATGACCTCCCACTGTGTAGCTGCGCGCGCGATGGTGACGGCAGCGTTGCTCCTGCTGGCCCTGCACGGCGGTGTGGGCTGCAGATAGCCAAAGGCGAGGCGAGGTCTCCAGGTTCACAGTTGGCATGTTGGACAGGTGACCACACCATGCAGACGACGGTGGATGGCCTGGCTGTGGTTGATGAGGttgttgctgcggcgcccCCGAGGCGCTTTCTGGATAGGGAAACACAAAGTCATTCAGacgctgcatcgctgtcgggctgcggcagtggctgctgccgttaTAGACGTCGACAGGAGTGTTGTAGCTGCTcatgctgttgctgcgcagGCGACCTCTGTAGCCGTTAGCGTGACTCACCTGCGAGACGGCCTGCGGGCTGAACACCGAGGGGTGACAGTAAACTCGCCCGTGGTTGCCGGAGGACATGCCTTTCCGACGTGACATCGCACCCGACGAGAAGGgccggcggtgcgctgccgtagccgccgctgcctggtCACTGTGTGCCGCGTCGAGGCCCAGAGCGCGGTCACGCATGTTCGGTGGCAATAGTGCTTGTTTCATGTCGTATGGATGATTCGCGTTCATAAAGGTATTAAAGTAGCCAAAGCCGTGGACCGTCGGCACACAGCTGCCTGAGGATGGGccgacactgctgctgctgccgccggcgccaccCACCAtggatgacgacgaggaccCCACATTTGTGGcccctgccgccgcggctgttgTGCCATCCGACACTGTGCCGTCCCCGCTGCGCCCGTGCGTATGAAGGATGTACGGGGTGTAGCTCAGTGAGTTCATCATCCGGGAGGAGCCACAGCTATTGATGTTGTTGTTACTGTTGGCCACGCCGTCGAACAGCGGTGCTTGGTGTGCGCCACCGGCCGGGACTCTGGGTGAGGTGGACGCTGCGCCATGGTGGCGTGGGGTGAGCTTAGGTGAGACAAAGCCACCACCGGCAGGGGACGTGAAGGGCACCAACGCTGCTCCGCACGCTGAGCCTGGTGGTGTGCCggccgctgtcgcagctgaGGCGGGTGAAGCTGCGTCGCCAGACGCACCCGAGGGACTTTCGATGCTGCCGTGGTACTGGTGCGTATTGGGGGTCCGCCCTCTGGCACCACCTGTGGCAGACGAGGCAGCACCGAGGTCGCGGCTCATGCTTGTCaagctgccgcgctgcgcgCTCACAGGGCGGCTGCCGGAGCGCGTCTTGCGAAGCGTGATGTGGATCGAGCGCGATCGCCGATGGCGTGGGCGCGGttgcgcactgctgccgctatGGACACAACTGCCTTCGCCGCTCACCGTCGTTGTCACTGCGAAGGCGGGGGGCTCGCAGCCTGCAATAgacgacgacgtcgtcgtcggccgCTGCTGACATCGTTGGGGATGAGGGTGATGCCGATGTCGTCCATTTTCTCTGGTTGTCGGGAGCATGGTTGCTACACTAATGTGCACTGCCATGACACCCCTGCCACACCTGTGTGtgaccctcccccccttcagCGGCTACGTGTCTTCCACCGAGAAAGCGATTTTGTTGCCGGACACCGTCCCTTGACTGAACGGGCTgaaatgggggagggggagagagtgtgtgtgtgctggcagTGATGCGTGTTAGCGATGATGTTCAAATTCACTGCGCGACTGCAAAGCCTTCAAGCCACCCGCCCCCACTCCCCAGCCACCACAGACATATATGTGTTACTCGAAGAGACTGGCGGTtcaagcagcgaggaggtggctgACCCACAGCGAAgccacatgcacacacacacacacacacacacacgcacacacgcactcagaGGGCCTTACAAgaacgtgtgcgtgtctcaCCCTGTCCAACTCAACCACGCAAACGGGGCCAAAATCAGTGAGatatcagcagcagcgcagagagagagagagacaacatAAAAtggcaagagagggaggaggtgagtaATACAGTACAGGAAAgtaaagagaggggaaaacacCGCGCCCGGTATCGGTTTGCTtaaggggaaggggaggggggggggaagtagCGGCTGCACCGAtacaagaaggaaaagagtaAGAAGAAATACACGTAGCTGATGGGCAGGCAGTATGTGTATCAGTGCGgcacaaagcagcagcagccgctcaaggctggggagagagggactgtgagagccacacacacacacacatagacgTATGCGCGCAGTCAGAAGGTGATCTCAAGGGAGCCGTCCGCGTCACTCGAGCAACAAACAGGCAgttgcaacagcagcggtaggAGAGCGTGCGCGTTGCGAACGAGGTGATACTGCGTGGTGTTAAGgagcggagagaggtgagggtgAGGAATGGGAGCGGCGACTCACCACAATGCCTTCGGGGTAGTGATGGCGAAGGAATGGGTGGGGGTATGGGTACCAGACGTGTTGAGCAAACAactaaagagagagagagaggagagcggaaggCAAGAGAAACGAGTAAGAGCGCAGCAGGAGACATGGGCCGGTCACTCTCCCGCTCTAGGgcgttttctcctttcctttccacGCTTCCATCGGAGTAAGTGGagtcagcacacacacgcacacacacccaaggGCACCGCCGAGCACCGCAACAGGCGCGTGTGCTCGCGCGCTTGGGCCTGTGCATACGACATGgcggagaaaaaggagggggcgggcTAGAGGAGAAGGGCGCCCACCGGCATTACATGTTCCTCCacttggggggggggggacttGCTTCTCCTTGTCGGCTGCTTCGGCGTTActcctttgtttttttctgctttggAATCGTctcacctctcctctgcgctcTCCACACCAGGATGATGGGGTGTATGCAcccgtgtgtctctctctctgtgtgggcgtcggtgtgggtgtgtggagaagggggggcgCCCCTTCCATACTACTCGGCTACTAGGCTGCACCTCCCACCCCCCAGGCACCtacaacgagagagaggaaaacgaaagcTGCGAAGCAAAataggaggaagagaggggggcataTGATGTgacgcagagggagggaggtgacCACCCTTCATGGCAGAGAACGACACACCGGCTCCTCCGTGCCAGCGAACAGCGCTGCCAAACACAAGGGGCaacgagtgtgtgtgtgtgtggggagaggggaacaGCTACAATGGAAAGGCGAACaggcaggagggagggggagggagaccTCGACATCAATGTGCGAGTAAAACGTGAACGAGCGccgacacacccacgcacaggcacagacacatCGAGTATcagatgcacacacagcaagggaaggggggatgaGTGTATCTGGatgagtggaggggggggtgaccGGGCGGATGGGGGGATCAAGAGAGAGGATAtgacgagaagagaggaaaaaaaagccagGAGGAGACACACAGTGAGTGGCACTcatcaacacacacacacagaggagggagggggaggaggaggggggggtcaAGGTCcaagagaacaacaacaacgtaTTTTGGTACATCAGGCGAGGGTtggcggggtgggggcagaCATGAAATGAGGAACGATGCCAAGGCAGGATGAGTCCATACACGCATGCCAGCCACACCATGAATGGATGGCCCAGCGAGGCCTCTTTCTTGCCTGCGATGGCCCGCGATGGAATAGCGTGCATCTGCCTGCATGGTGTGGCTGGCACCtgtggacacacacacacacacatacacacacacacactactGCGGGTGCATCCATGacggagggtgggtgggtggatgtgtgtgcgtgtgttttgcACGTCGAACTTCGATTACTTCAAAGAAGGATCGCGATAGTGTGATGCGCCGtcagagggggagggagggggaggggggctaaaaagaaaaaaatgcacACAATACAAAGCAACTcgagtggagagagggagggaggccgCGGCTACGAAGGCCCGGCACTCATCCTCATCCTTCCTGCTTCTCTTGCCCTAGTTAGGGTGGTGCATGATgggggaaggcgagggggaggggaggagggaggagtggtggtggtggcgacgaagaggaaaaacagGGATcgacgtgtgtgcgtgtgtgcgggtgggcGTCTGTAGAAGTGAGTAGCACCGGGAGTCATGATGTGCTCCCAGAGCAAACAGTAGAGGCTTATCCCCCGCCGACCCCCTACCCCAACtaccccccttcctctcgctctcagAGCCCCTTCTTCTACCGCCAGCACTACACGCGTTTTACTTGCCATGGCGCAATtgcccacccccttcctctgccaCCGAAGACTCAGCACAGCGTTGACAATGACAACGGTGGTCGTGCTTTAttgccccttcccccccctctccagcACGCACTCCTTTCTCGTCTCTCCAAGGAACAGACattgaagagagaaaagcatTGAGAGGAGGTTGCAATGATCTCAGCATATGACCGCGCCAGCCTTTTCCTGCGCATAGCCGCAGTTGCTCGCCTTGGTCTGGAAGTacagctcctcttcctgcgACCCCACGTCGTCTGTCGGGAACTTCGGGAAGTTCTCGAAGACGGCGTTGGCTCCGCTCATCTTGCACATTGCCACGACAACATGGTCGCCAATCTCCTCGTCCGCCTGGAAGCCGATCGTTACGGCAATCTCCTTCGTGTTCACGTTCGACACGTCCGGGAAGAGGTGAGAGTAATCGTTGAAGAAGTGGATCGGATGCACGAGGTCGCGCATGTCCTCACCTCCGCCGTTGCCGTTGCTGAGCGTCTCATCGCCCTCCATGAGGCGCGGAATGAGGAGGTACGGCGCGGTGCTCGGCTCCAGGTGGCATGTCATGGCAATCTCGCGCGCCTGCAGGAACAGCCACGCGTTGTCCGACGGCTGCGTCATATCTGTCGAGGTGTTCCGCACAACCTGATACACATCCGTCTCTTTCGGCACCGGCGCGGCAAGCGAGAGCATCACAGGTGGGTAGTCCATGTTGTTTGGGTCGGCCTCGGCCGCGCCGGCCTCGTCGGCGTGCATGCCGCGGTGGTCCATGTTCGACAAGATAAACGTGACATCCATCGGAGCCTTCACTGAGACCTGGAAGACGGTGCCGGGCTTGCAGTCGGCGAAGGTAATCGGCACGCGCACGTcatgcgccgccggcgcgcgGAAaagcacgccgccgccaatgAAGTACTTAAGCGCGTCCTCGAATGCCATCCAGACGATGCTGAGGTCACCCTTGTGTTTGGCAAAGCCGCACGCGGTGGCGATGTCGCGGTGCTGTTGCCAATCCGGGGTATCCCACCCCCACGCCTGCGTCCAGCCGCTGCCATACACCCACGGGTTGCGCAGACAAACCAGGCGGATCTGGCCCTTGTTGAACTCCTTCACGTCCAGCACGGAGTAGGCGTGACCGGGAAGAACTCCGGTGCCGgcgagcgcctcctccatctcggGCTGATCAGAGAAGTCAGGAGAGCTTTGTGCGTCCGGCGCGATCGCCGGTGCCTTGCCGGGGGTCGTGAGGATGACCTGATAGCCCTTCTTCAGCCACTGGATCATCTTCGGCTCCAGGTCGCGGCCgctgttttcctttgccttgGCAAACAGTTCGTCGATGCGCATGCTCGGGAAGCCTGTCATGTCTGTCAGCGCGTGCATCGGGTCACCGGACTGAATCATCGCGTAACTACCGTGCATCTTGGCAAATGCCTT
Proteins encoded in this window:
- a CDS encoding serine/threonine protein kinase-like protein (TriTrypDB/GeneDB-style sysID: LpmP.04.0390), whose product is MAVHISVATMLPTTRENGRHRHHPHPQRCQQRPTTTSSSIAGCEPPAFAVTTTVSGEGSCVHSGSSAQPRPRHRRSRSIHITLRKTRSGSRPVSAQRGSLTSMSRDLGAASSATGGARGRTPNTHQYHGSIESPSGASGDAASPASAATAAGTPPGSACGAALVPFTSPAGGGFVSPKLTPRHHGAASTSPRVPAGGAHQAPLFDGVANSNNNINSCGSSRMMNSLSYTPYILHTHGRSGDGTVSDGTTAAAAGATNVGSSSSSMVGGAGGSSSSVGPSSGSCVPTVHGFGYFNTFMNANHPYDMKQALLPPNMRDRALGLDAAHSDQAAAATAAHRRPFSSGAMSRRKGMSSGNHGRVYCHPSVFSPQAVSQVSHANGYRGRLRSNSMSSYNTPVDVYNGSSHCRSPTAMQRLNDFVFPYPESASGAPQQQPHQPQPGHPPSSAWCGHLSNMPTVNLETSPRLWLSAAHTAVQGQQEQRCRHHRARSYTVGGHVRSNSGCGRGDIVAAHITAEATTNGTSVSVGYAGNTAPCTPDRPISLASSIPAAAVPVAGAMATTAGGLCSRTSTLIHHSSVSTAASSVATTIPTVMTTLPAAPSLPAHTTNRISSAVTHAMTPQARQPVKAAVEAAAAEGTSAPRSTRVIAGLNPSAFFGSQRSVSSDIVNGLDDSVDSVRCGSLPSPNTSATNVVGSASGTPDRCNHGTSTAPGRYGGTAAFASSHRYARDSMASENKADDEDRRHSALLCRCSTTLTNTTTDENEQQHATQLLVIEMLRRNGMRRKSSTGGGVGNVNVAAVLSRARSARTNATSAAAAAATDIGGSPTTAIERWRAQEQQKKREGVQQHRLSAQQWREAFRRLQEKRVRWHMRGYIGRGTSGVVYEGILEDCERTPVAVKVLEVGVPMPVDLDTSSNGDDSKSSRQTSYTAIRGTAKSTSAAASEDETYMSPSQQEALLVLLREVEMMEKLHHENIVTCLRCQVTPVQNRYLELRQQQQQQRRGGSSSDDNWLSAVAVAGRGGERVGEPRHDSGGTSSGENQSPLLNAAARIPVQVEIVMELCNRGTLSSVVRQTPGGQLPVQVARRYLRHVLKGLAYLHHSNFIHRDVKGDNVLISAADVAKLADFGCSRRIMLTNNVYGAADSEGVTSSIATTRTVATDSRFTTIAEYQWFDTTGVAKTMVGTPMFMAPEIILASGTPSMKMSTASSPTSSVSGGNNGGPGSDNKATSPPAPVGYTASADIWSFGCLVLEVFGRTPWPTSGSNAYHLMKQIEQSVADLPPGVPHDTPAELLSLLRCCFHRDPHRRSTARALLRAPWMMCKDKELEEMPPRRRC